TGAGTTTCTTTACAGATCAGATCTGTAGAGATTTTTACCTGAGCTACAGGGAAACGTGTGGTTGTGTATTTTATGGAGAATTTTCTTCacatctttaattatttttacctaaattaaaatttcagctttttgtaCCATTACCCCTGTGTAGTTTTGTAAATGCCTACTGTCCTGTCCTCACCCTGAGACTTTGGTGTTTCAGCAGTTAGTCAGAAAACAACGCTCCAATAATcaaacttctttattttttaagtgtttattgaAGCgtggcctctgacctctgacatcACTTTGACCATTGTAAACTGAAACATACAAGACTGAGTATTAGCCAATTAACCAATACTGACGAACAAATCTTGTCTGAAACAACGTATAAAGacattaataaatttaattccATAAACTGCTCGGTGTTGCGTTCCACCATcttgaaaacaacacaacaaaatatcCACCAGGGGGCGATCTAGTGCTGTTTTCAACCTCGCTGGTCCAGTTTAACTTACAAAACGCAGCACACCTagtaatttaactttttatgtgaTTCCTTATTTCTGATcatgttttaaaactgcaaagctttttaaatttacacacaatagatgagaaaaaacaaaaaattaaaggtttaaaattattcatgaagataaattcagtttaatttacagcaatttgttaaaaaaacgCTTTTTTCTGTGTCCAGTGAAGCAAAAcactaaaaactgttttcacatttatctcttttctttgagagaaaaagtgaaatgttttctgagcAGCTTTTCCGTcaaagggaggaggaggaggaggaggagaaggaggaggaggaggaggaggaggaggaggaggaggaggaggaggaggaggaggaggaggaggaggaggaggaggaggaggaggaggaggaggaggaggaggaggaggaggaggaggaggaggaggaggagtctTTCCTCCATTCCTCCTCATTCTCATCCTCATTAATCCGTTTTAAATCCATCCAGATCCTTAAATCctctgcagctttttctctcctctgctgcaggttctgaGTCTCTGATGCAGAAACACGGCTGGACGTCTGACCTGCTgacaaactgaaactaaaatcaCGTTAACAGCTTTTCATCGACTTCTCCCACTCAGACGGTGGAGAGTTTTTAATTAAGTTGTTATGAGGAGTCGGCTGGGTAACAATGGGGAGATTAAACTCTGCTTACTCTGGGATTAAGAGAGGAAAACCTTCCAGATTATCTCCTCATCCGTACATCAGTTGTTTCTTGTGTTCCTCTGCAGGTTTGGTTGATTTTAGTTGAtattaaagtcaaacaaaactTTACAGAGGAAAGTCGaattgttttggattttattttggtggaaATAAAAGCTAGATAAAAAGTTAGTTACACTAAACTGCTGCCACACCAACAAGTTACTTGAActtatatgttgtttttatgttcatatCTTCTTCTCTACTGgttgttttactttatgtttcaaatattgattcagaaaaacaagacGGTAAATGGTCTttacccacttcaaaataagagcatgaacataaatgtataaatggAAGATTATTATCTTCGATAACCAAAATTTTAACACAGACgttgaactttattcagctgaaagtttacaaaacaggaAAGTATTTTACAGCTGCAGAATTGATTTAGTGGAAACTAAATTCACTAAATAtcttcaaagttagcaaaaaggctaaacaaaaaaaaaactagcataGCTGCTAGCCAAATTCTGCACCTTTATGTTCTTCAAGACCAAAATATtgatacattaaaatgaataaataaagaccTGATTTAGGTTTTCAcaagataatctatttaaataaagagaCGCTGTAAAACACGTTATCttattttagtgaaataaagCTGCAGATGAAGGTAAATGTGACTGAAACTAAAGTAGATTTGGACCAACAGATGGAAGCTGCTTGTATAAACCAGAACCTTCGACTGCTAAcgactggattttatttacagattataaacattttattttccatcattttcatttaaaactttctgactttatcccatgaaccaaaacacattaaattttatggttaaataattgaaataaaccTGCAAAGCgtctttattttgattattattattattacttttaaccTTTGGGATCTTCAGAAAACCAGGCGACggactgcaggacagcagctcctgtttgttttagatAAGAAAGCAGCAGATAATCAAATCCAACCTCATCAATAAAGTGGAGATAAGAGGCAGGAGAGAACGGCTCCCCTCTGGAAATACCTGCAGATAACAGAGAGGCTGGGAAACTGAAAACCCGTTAAAACAGAACCGGAGCATCAGCagcataaataaagtttaattaaacaaaccaGGTTAGAGTTAAAGACAAAACGTCACACCGGATCATTTCAAACAATCACAggaagtttttctttcacaaagaaaaaataaaacgacaaatgaaacattttccataaaaatctCATATACAacttattcatttaatttatatgGAAGAATATTGTGGAAGAATATTATGGAAGAATATTATGGAAGAATATTAGGCCCACTGGACAAAAAATATGATCCGTTTTCAGAGTTTTGGCTTTAATGTCGgatgaacatgaagaaaaaaacagtcagaaataaacatcaaCATTCTGAgggaaaagcaacaatttagagaaaaaacaaaaaaacgtcacatttctgaaagtaaagtctgagattaaagttaaaaatctgaggttaaaaaaaggattcagagaacaaaagtcacaatttggaaaaaaaaattaaaaattctgagaaaaagtaaaaatttctgagattaaagttggAAATCTGAGACTGAATTCAGAATTCTGagagaaaaaagccaaaatttgaggaaaatgttacaattttgagggaaaaaaagtgaatattgtaagaaaaagtaaaatctgacaaaaaaataaatcaaatttttgagATTAAGATCAGAACTCCAAGGGGaaaaaaggtcagattttttgTAGTGGTACTAATCTTCTTCCGTACATTTAGATCTTTCAGacaaacaggttttattttgaaaggactTCTCTGTCCAATCAGCTTCATTAAAGCAcatcaggaggttttttttttctcattaaaataaatactgcagcttCATCAATCTTATTATTCGCATGTCGGTTTGGAGCCGATCAGAGAATAAAATCCGGTGACATCAGAAGACGAGCAGCACAGGaagtagcagcagcagaaacaggaaacggCTGAGAGGCGTCAACCTGAGCGCCGCCGAATGATCCCAACGAACCGCCTCATCCGAGTCATCTGGGAGGAAACGACACAATCAAACTTCACATCGTTAATAACGTCTTCAGAGccatttaatgtgtttaaacTGTTATCTTGTTCTTTCACTTTCTCTAAACTTAGTTTTCTTATCTCGTCTTTCAGACGCTCCTAAAGAGACGATTATCTCCCAGGCAGGACAAGGAAAACTTTCACTCTCTACACGCCTGCAGCTCGTTTAGTTTTGGAGGAAAGACAGAAGTCAGAGAATCTCTGTGTTGGATTAGATAACCTCAAATGTTACCAGattaattaaaatctgatcAGTTTAACGTTTTTAACTCCAAGATGAAAATTTAACCTTCAGGATGAAACTCAGATCATTTCATGATTTAAGACGGCTAAAGTTTTATATTATCTGCTGGAGGAACATCCAGAACATTTAGTACAAAAAGTGTTCcatagaaatgttttatgcctttatttcatttttccataacaaatatttctgacttttcttctttttgaacatgaattaaaaatgaatgaatgaatttttaGGAGAAAAATCCAAAAGTAGATTTTTGTTCCCTGTAGCAGTTAGCATCTTTAGACCGTATTTCTAGTTTAAAAATCTTAACTTTTGGCATCATTTCATTCTCAtacaatgctaatgttagcagtTTGGTGGGTCCATAGAAACAGGATGAAGTTTGGATCGGTTCTGTTTTAGTTCTGTTCACAAATAAAACCCTTGAAGAGGAAATTcaacattaaaacttttcacattttgctttaaagaaCAAAGTTTTGGAACCACAACAAAGATCAAACTagatttgtgtttcttttctttcctggtTGTCAAAACTCCTcatcagtgtttctgttttaaggTTTCGTTAAATAAGAAGTTAAGTAGGAAACTAAAGGTTTGAACTGTAAATGAGACGGTGGAGCGAATTCATTCAGCCTCATTTACACTCAgagggattttatttgttttagggTGAAACGTGTGAATGTGGGTTTTACAGCAACCTGAGGGTGTCGATGGTTCTTCCACACCTTTAAGATTACAAAACCTTTCAGGGATTATCTGAACCACATGAAGAAACCAAGAGAATTAAAACTAGAAGAAAACTTTGGAGAAACTCGTCTTGACTGACTCCCAGCTTTAAGACCTTTATATTAAATAAGGATTAAATAAATACGTGTTATTATCTGTGTAATCTTTCTTACCACAGTCTTCGTGGAAAACGTGAGGGAAGCAATGCAAGTCGCCGTAGAAACAGCGGCAGTAGGAGCAGCCTTTCTGGACCCACTCACCGTGAGGAACAACGTCACATCGTCTGCAAACAGACGAAcccaaaaacagtcaaaaccaGAAGTCAAGGagccacagagagagagagagactgtgGATCAGAATGAAATGATTAGAAATGTTAACACAGAAGGTCTTCAGGTGGTTTACCTGAGTCGGGTGTCGTACTCGCAACTCCTCCCGGTGAAGAATGGAGGGCAGGCGCAGAAGCTGCCCAGGATGCAAGTTCCTCCGTTTTTACAGCAGCTGCGGCTCTGATCAGCTCCTTAAAacgttttaaacatttaaaatgttttaaacatttaaaatgtttcaaacatttaaaacgttttaaacatttcaaacatcaaCCTGATCCTCTGTTTCTATCAGCCTCAGTTACAACaaagggaaacattttaaaaacataaaatctcaccaagtaaaGTTGGTCTGGAAGTTTGTAGTGAAAATATCAGAAagcttgaaataagataaagaaacttaaaaataacttttcagttctattggcagataaattaattcataacatgggaaaaatgtcttgttaaaagttaaataatctacCAAAGGAGCAAGAgcttggttgctaggtaacgggcggggCTtagctggcgttgctaggtaacaattCCAGTGAAACCAGAattattaaaatcaatattaaaggacttattgacttaaaactactactatgttgctgaaaagttacgttTCAGTTGGTTTATCTTATTTCACctgaactaaaatatttcctcTGGATCCTTTCACATGTAAAGTGTTGGTTTAATCCTTGTTCTGTCCATTTTCCTTCAAGATGGCAGACTTTATTATATATatgcataattttgttttttccatccagaaccagagattTACATATTGGACGAGTAATTATTAGGGGtagataaaaaatgtaaattaaaaatgaccaaaactagaattttttttctcctttccttgtTTATATTCtggaaaattgaaaacaatgaTCTGAATCTGAAGTTTTACAGATTTAACATGTAATCTTTTCTGTTTAACAGACTGTTTCCGTctctttttgtttacagattaAAGGTTTTTCTGGGTGTGAACAAAAAGTTAAATCCTCCTCATTTCAATTCTCTGCaggttttcagtttgaaatctgctgtccagctgcagctcctctctgtgtgtctgtgaaaTAAACCAGATTCTGCAGCTGGCAGCACATTCCAGTAAACACTCCTCCACTCCACCAGTAAACACCAGTAAACAGCAGAGTCTCagcaaacatctgaaaataacagaaaaacactaaaacttcaCATCCAGACCTGAAACCTGAAACCTTCGACTTCgtcctgctgcagaaacatcGATTCAGCTGcacatttcactttttcagttcatttttatttattcctgcaGGAATATTAGagatgttctgttttctgtgaaaccagtgtgtgtgtgtgtgtgtgtgtgtgtgtttgtgtgtgtgtgtgtgcgtgtgtgtgtgtgtgtgtgtgtgaggaagcGTACTGCTGGTGAGGCCGATGAAGGGCAGCACGGCGCTGGCGTCTCGGTGTTTACGGTCGCCGCTGTTTGGAGAATTCATCTGGGTAAACTGGGACAGAAACTcctgggaggactgggaggactgggaggactgggaggactgggccactggaggaggaggaggagatgaggaAGATGGGGCAGCagcagaaggagaagaggaGTGGATGATTCCCTCAGAgcctgaaagaaataaaaatgtcaggttTGAGTAAATA
The sequence above is a segment of the Gambusia affinis linkage group LG17, SWU_Gaff_1.0, whole genome shotgun sequence genome. Coding sequences within it:
- the tdgf1 gene encoding teratocarcinoma-derived growth factor 1 → MRRLQKFRALLGVFWFLRFVSPSGSEGIIHSSSPSAAAPSSSSPPPPPVAQSSQSSQSSQSSQEFLSQFTQMNSPNSGDRKHRDASAVLPFIGLTSRADQSRSCCKNGGTCILGSFCACPPFFTGRSCEYDTRLRRCDVVPHGEWVQKGCSYCRCFYGDLHCFPHVFHEDCDDSDEAVRWDHSAALRLTPLSRFLFLLLLLPVLLVF